One region of Buchnera aphidicola (Eriosoma lanigerum) genomic DNA includes:
- the dnaX gene encoding DNA polymerase III subunit gamma/tau: MNYKVLARKWRPQSFDQISGQKHIIQAINNSLLINKIHHAWLLYGIRGTGKTSIARILAKTLNCTNLTNIQACRICNNCINIENGTFLDLIEVDAASRTKIEDMKDLLNNIHYAPIKGKYKIYLIDEIHMLSKHSFNALLKNIEEPPDYIKFIFATTNIEKIPKTIISRCLQFNLKPISESEICKRIKKILIQENITFEENAIKHIAIFSEGSLRDGLSLTEHAIALGKGNISTNLVYEITGSISDQLAIQIVSALLNNNTELIINIFNEMNQNNIEWDQILSTILRILHHIAMIQSFPLMWKNTNINKIHNNILQNLIHTISPITIHKCYQELIIGKKELKFAPNAKIGVEMALLRLINLNKEK, encoded by the coding sequence ATGAACTACAAAGTGTTAGCAAGAAAATGGAGACCACAATCTTTTGATCAAATATCTGGTCAAAAACATATTATCCAAGCTATTAATAATAGCTTATTAATTAATAAAATTCACCATGCTTGGTTATTATATGGAATTAGAGGAACTGGTAAAACTAGTATAGCTAGAATACTAGCAAAAACTCTGAATTGTACTAATTTAACTAATATACAAGCATGCAGAATATGTAATAATTGTATAAATATAGAAAATGGTACTTTTTTAGATCTTATAGAAGTAGATGCAGCTTCAAGAACTAAAATAGAAGATATGAAAGATTTACTAAACAACATTCATTATGCACCGATCAAGGGTAAATATAAAATATATTTAATTGATGAAATTCATATGTTATCTAAACATAGTTTTAATGCTTTACTAAAAAATATTGAAGAACCACCTGATTATATCAAATTCATTTTCGCAACCACTAATATAGAAAAAATACCCAAAACTATTATATCTAGATGTTTACAATTTAATCTAAAACCAATTTCAGAATCTGAAATATGTAAAAGAATTAAAAAAATTTTAATACAAGAAAATATTACTTTTGAAGAAAATGCTATTAAACATATTGCAATATTTTCCGAAGGTAGCTTAAGAGATGGATTGAGCTTAACTGAACATGCTATAGCACTAGGTAAAGGTAATATTTCTACTAATCTAGTATATGAAATTACAGGTTCTATTAGTGATCAATTGGCAATACAAATAGTTTCAGCATTACTAAATAATAATACTGAATTAATTATAAACATATTTAATGAAATGAATCAAAATAATATAGAATGGGATCAAATATTATCAACAATTTTAAGAATACTACATCATATAGCTATGATACAATCGTTTCCATTGATGTGGAAAAATACAAATATAAATAAAATACATAATAATATCTTACAAAATTTAATTCATACGATATCTCCTATTACTATTCATAAATGTTACCAAGAATTAATTATAGGAAAAAAAGAACTAAAATTTGCTCCCAATGCAAAAATAGGTGTAGAAATGGCTTTATTGAGATTAATAAATCTTAATAAAGAAAAATAA
- a CDS encoding YbaB/EbfC family nucleoid-associated protein, with product MFNKNGLGNLMQQAQNMQEKIEQVQKEISSMEATGESGAGLVKITINGLYNCKQVKIDPSLLVDDDIEILEDLAAAAFNDASRKINEAKKQKMETISTGMSLPSGFNIPI from the coding sequence ATGTTTAATAAAAATGGTTTGGGAAACCTAATGCAACAAGCACAAAACATGCAGGAAAAAATAGAGCAAGTACAAAAAGAAATTTCTTCCATGGAAGCTACAGGAGAATCAGGAGCAGGATTGGTAAAAATTACTATTAATGGTCTATATAATTGTAAACAAGTAAAAATAGATCCCAGTTTATTAGTTGATGATGATATTGAAATATTAGAAGATCTTGCAGCAGCTGCTTTTAACGACGCTTCCAGAAAGATAAATGAAGCAAAAAAACAAAAAATGGAAACAATATCAACAGGAATGAGTCTTCCTTCTGGTTTTAATATTCCTATTTAA
- a CDS encoding SurA N-terminal domain-containing protein: MNFLKKLTNKIILNTVLIILLLSIILNNIKNYQYNYFDPYIVQINNEGITNKQINYIYKITREQQKKELGNTFHNIINTKTFKKKTYKKILKNLIDEILLKQYANQLGFIVQEKKINYIIAHLPYFQENGKFNYKIYLHKLNKIGITSYQYKNNLKMYKIKDIIIKKLSNSEFILKYEKQLFFKMLSEKRIVKKSYINTFNLMHNQTINNKEINKYYEKYHNLFSSPIQYKIDYVPIQTNKIPILIDPKEIRHWYITHIQDYINPINKNYSIIQTNNLKESKNILNQLKNNQLFHKLAKYKSIDPISSLIGGNIGWLNNSECNKEIKKINLTKIDQISPIIKFQFGYIIFKLNSITLSTIRSLSEVQNEIIKNIKKQKIILKKKYIYQKIINHHYFSSILLKKIANNINAKLITTNWFTKYTIPNLIQKNEIIQYIFNISNINCKKYIKTYSKWIKINDNISYIIKITIRKNNSSIQFHNIQNKIKSILKYQYARKTALQIAKKKIIEFNKNNKIVNNKKSIFKKSIIISRNNQQSISKLVFQLPYPKKEKKQLTLQEENNGNITILYLYKVINIKLNNEEKKIITNYLLQCQIESILTNLTNNLRKKANIQYKKNNLF, from the coding sequence AATAAACAAATAAATTATATTTATAAAATTACTAGAGAACAACAAAAAAAAGAACTAGGAAACACATTCCATAACATAATAAATACAAAAACATTTAAAAAGAAAACTTATAAAAAAATTTTAAAAAATTTAATTGATGAAATACTCTTAAAGCAATATGCAAATCAATTAGGATTTATAGTACAAGAAAAAAAAATAAATTATATAATTGCACATCTTCCATATTTTCAAGAAAATGGAAAATTTAATTATAAAATCTATCTTCATAAATTAAATAAAATAGGAATAACTAGCTACCAATATAAAAATAACTTAAAAATGTATAAAATAAAAGATATAATTATTAAGAAACTATCTAATAGTGAATTTATATTAAAATATGAAAAACAGTTATTTTTTAAAATGTTATCAGAAAAAAGAATAGTTAAAAAATCGTACATTAATACATTTAATTTAATGCATAATCAAACAATTAATAATAAAGAAATTAATAAATATTATGAAAAATATCATAATCTTTTTTCATCACCAATTCAATATAAAATTGACTATGTTCCGATACAAACAAATAAAATACCAATACTTATTGATCCAAAAGAAATACGACATTGGTATATCACACATATTCAAGACTATATCAATCCAATTAATAAAAATTATAGTATTATTCAAACTAATAATTTAAAAGAATCAAAAAATATATTAAATCAACTAAAAAATAATCAATTATTTCACAAATTAGCTAAATATAAATCAATTGATCCAATATCTTCACTAATAGGAGGTAACATAGGATGGTTAAACAATAGTGAATGTAATAAAGAGATAAAAAAAATTAATTTAACTAAAATTGATCAAATATCTCCTATTATAAAATTTCAGTTTGGATATATAATATTTAAGTTAAATAGTATTACATTAAGTACTATAAGATCATTATCTGAAGTGCAAAATGAAATTATTAAAAACATTAAAAAACAAAAAATAATATTAAAGAAAAAATATATTTATCAAAAAATTATAAATCATCACTATTTCTCTTCTATTTTGTTAAAAAAAATAGCAAATAATATTAATGCAAAACTTATTACTACTAATTGGTTTACTAAATATACAATTCCTAATTTAATTCAAAAAAATGAAATTATTCAATATATCTTTAATATATCTAATATAAATTGTAAAAAATATATAAAAACGTATTCAAAATGGATAAAAATAAATGATAATATTAGTTATATTATCAAAATAACAATTAGAAAAAATAATAGTTCAATTCAATTTCATAACATTCAAAATAAAATTAAATCTATTTTAAAATATCAATATGCTAGAAAAACTGCATTACAAATAGCAAAGAAAAAAATTATAGAATTCAATAAAAACAACAAAATTGTAAACAATAAAAAATCTATATTTAAAAAATCAATTATTATATCTAGAAATAATCAACAATCTATTTCTAAATTAGTATTCCAATTACCTTATCCTAAAAAAGAAAAAAAACAACTGACTTTACAAGAAGAAAATAACGGAAATATAACAATATTGTATTTATATAAAGTTATAAATATTAAATTAAACAATGAAGAAAAAAAAATTATTACTAATTATTTACTACAATGTCAAATAGAATCTATTCTAACAAATTTAACAAATAATTTACGAAAAAAAGCAAATATACAATATAAAAAAAATAATTTATTTTAA
- a CDS encoding SmdA family multidrug ABC transporter permease/ATP-binding protein, whose protein sequence is MQLFRQLKWYFIKEWKRYLGSISLLIIISILQLLPPKLVGIIVDIVTQKHIHTNKTILWIILMFLTAIAVYILRYIWRILLFGASYQLAVELRVKFYSCLSKQEPIFYLKNRTGDLMARGINDVDRVVFAAGEGVLTLVDSLVMGCSVLLVMSTNISWKLTIISLLPMPIMALLIKKYGKQLHQYFRQAQSAFSSLNNQAQESLTSIRMIRAFGLEKHQSKKFSQTANEAGIKNMKVAKIDAKFDPTIHLAISCSNLLAITCGGWLVWHGKISLGQLTSFIMYLGLMIWPMLAFAWMFNIVERGSAAWDRIQSIFIKNQDICDGNINVPKKSGKLEIKIEKFCYPNNKTYCLKKIYISILPGNNLGICGPTGSGKSTLIRLIQRNFNISEGEILYHYLPLSNIKIEQWRKKLAVVNQTTFLFSDSIANNIALGKPKATQKEIEEVAKLAYVHKDIIRLPNGYCTKVGEKGVMLSGGQKQRIAIARALLLNSEFLILDDALSAVDAYTENKILTNLKLKKSNKHTIIISTHRLSALSKMNEIIVMKNGTINKQGSHLSLMKEKNWYSDMYHYQETQKKYE, encoded by the coding sequence GTGCAACTATTTAGACAATTAAAATGGTATTTTATAAAAGAATGGAAACGATATTTAGGATCAATTTCTTTATTAATCATTATTTCTATTTTACAACTTTTACCTCCAAAATTAGTTGGAATTATTGTAGATATAGTTACTCAAAAACATATTCATACAAATAAAACAATATTATGGATTATCTTAATGTTTCTTACTGCTATAGCAGTTTATATTCTACGTTATATATGGAGAATACTTTTATTTGGAGCTTCATATCAACTAGCAGTGGAGTTAAGAGTAAAATTTTATTCTTGTTTAAGTAAACAAGAACCTATTTTTTATTTAAAAAATAGAACTGGTGATTTAATGGCAAGAGGTATTAATGATGTAGACAGAGTAGTATTTGCTGCAGGAGAAGGAGTATTAACATTAGTAGACTCATTAGTAATGGGTTGTTCAGTACTATTAGTAATGAGTACTAATATTAGTTGGAAATTAACTATAATTTCATTATTACCTATGCCTATTATGGCATTATTAATAAAAAAATACGGAAAACAATTACATCAATATTTTAGACAAGCACAATCTGCTTTTTCTTCTCTAAACAATCAAGCTCAAGAAAGTTTAACTAGCATAAGAATGATAAGAGCATTTGGATTAGAAAAACATCAATCAAAAAAGTTTTCTCAAACAGCTAATGAAGCTGGAATAAAAAATATGAAAGTTGCTAAAATTGATGCTAAATTTGATCCTACAATACACTTAGCAATTTCTTGCTCAAATTTACTAGCTATCACTTGTGGAGGATGGTTAGTATGGCATGGAAAAATTAGTTTAGGACAACTAACAAGTTTTATAATGTATTTAGGATTAATGATTTGGCCTATGCTAGCATTTGCTTGGATGTTTAATATCGTAGAAAGAGGAAGTGCAGCTTGGGATCGTATTCAATCTATTTTTATAAAAAATCAAGATATATGTGACGGTAATATCAACGTACCTAAAAAATCTGGGAAATTAGAAATAAAAATTGAAAAATTTTGTTATCCTAATAACAAAACTTATTGCTTAAAAAAAATTTATATTTCTATTCTACCTGGAAATAATTTAGGAATTTGTGGTCCAACAGGTTCAGGTAAAAGTACTTTAATTCGATTAATTCAAAGAAATTTTAATATTTCAGAAGGTGAAATTTTATATCATTACTTACCTTTATCCAATATTAAAATTGAACAATGGAGAAAAAAATTAGCAGTAGTCAATCAAACTACTTTTTTATTTTCTGATAGTATTGCAAATAATATTGCATTAGGAAAACCAAAAGCAACACAAAAAGAAATTGAAGAAGTTGCTAAATTAGCTTATGTACATAAAGATATCATAAGATTACCAAATGGATATTGTACAAAAGTTGGAGAAAAAGGAGTAATGTTATCAGGAGGACAAAAACAAAGAATTGCTATTGCAAGAGCGTTATTATTAAATTCAGAATTCTTAATCTTAGATGATGCTTTATCTGCTGTAGACGCTTATACTGAAAATAAAATTTTAACAAATTTAAAATTAAAGAAAAGTAATAAACATACAATAATAATTTCTACTCATAGATTATCAGCTTTATCAAAAATGAACGAAATCATAGTTATGAAAAATGGTACAATTAATAAACAAGGATCTCATTTATCTCTTATGAAAGAAAAAAATTGGTATAGTGATATGTATCACTATCAAGAAACACAAAAAAAATATGAATAA
- a CDS encoding SmdB family multidrug efflux ABC transporter permease/ATP-binding protein produces the protein MANVVKFWPVLQRLLKYGIPWKKLLIIASLLLLIASIAEVLGPILISYFIHNILEQQCLNIKLIISIIITLIILQIIASSLHYFQTILFSKIAINIVQKLRSEVIDAALQQPMSVFDNQQIGQIISRVTNDTEVIKELYDTVIVTVFRSITLITVILIAMFTLEWRMALISITIFPFIITVMFIYQHYSIPILRNVRYHLANINNKFNEIINGMDVIQQFSQQHRFQQSIHNTCQEHYNSRMQTLKLDGFLLRPLLSLYSAIILSSLMILFSMFPMNFFEVGVLYAFINYLGRLNEPLIAITTQQSILQQAIVAGERIFELIDAPQQYYGTDLLPLKTGKIEIKKLNFKYKKNETNNILNNINISIPSKSFYAFVGYTGSGKSTLANILMGYYPIDEGEIYLDNRLLHSLSHEVLRNNISMVQQDPIILADTFMSNITLGKNIQEEQVWNILKQVKLDQLARSMKNGIHSLLGEQGNNLSVGQKQLLSIARILISHPKILILDEATANIDSETEKNIQEAIKLIQKQTTLIVIAHRLSTIIEADKIIVFNKGCIVESGTHNQLIKKQGRYWEMYKLQLNNLSKKDQLNYKY, from the coding sequence ATGGCTAATGTAGTAAAATTTTGGCCTGTACTACAACGTTTATTGAAATATGGTATACCTTGGAAAAAGTTATTAATTATAGCTAGTCTATTATTATTAATTGCATCAATTGCAGAAGTATTAGGTCCTATATTAATTAGTTATTTTATTCATAATATTTTAGAACAACAATGTTTAAATATAAAATTAATCATATCTATTATTATTACTCTAATTATATTACAAATTATTGCATCTTCATTACATTATTTTCAAACTATTTTATTTAGTAAAATTGCTATTAATATAGTACAAAAATTAAGATCTGAAGTAATAGATGCTGCTTTGCAGCAACCTATGTCTGTTTTTGATAATCAACAAATTGGACAAATTATATCTAGAGTTACTAATGATACCGAAGTTATTAAAGAACTGTATGATACCGTAATAGTAACTGTTTTTAGAAGTATTACTTTAATTACTGTAATACTTATAGCTATGTTTACTTTAGAATGGAGAATGGCATTAATTTCTATTACTATTTTCCCATTTATAATAACTGTAATGTTTATTTATCAACATTATAGTATACCAATTTTAAGAAACGTTCGATATCATCTAGCTAATATCAATAATAAATTCAATGAAATAATTAATGGAATGGACGTTATACAACAATTTTCGCAACAACATAGATTTCAACAATCCATACACAATACCTGTCAGGAGCATTATAATTCAAGGATGCAAACGTTAAAATTAGATGGATTTTTACTCAGACCTCTTCTAAGTTTGTATTCAGCTATAATTTTATCTAGTCTTATGATTTTATTTAGTATGTTTCCAATGAATTTTTTTGAAGTTGGAGTATTATATGCTTTCATAAATTATTTAGGACGTTTAAATGAACCATTAATTGCAATTACTACTCAACAAAGCATATTACAGCAAGCTATTGTTGCAGGAGAAAGAATATTTGAACTAATTGATGCTCCTCAACAATACTATGGAACAGATTTATTACCATTGAAAACTGGAAAAATTGAAATAAAAAAATTAAATTTTAAATATAAAAAAAATGAAACAAATAACATATTAAACAATATTAATATTTCTATACCATCAAAAAGTTTTTATGCTTTTGTAGGATATACTGGAAGTGGTAAAAGTACTTTAGCTAATATACTAATGGGATATTATCCTATTGATGAAGGAGAAATCTATTTAGATAATAGATTATTACATTCCTTAAGTCATGAAGTATTACGAAATAATATTAGTATGGTTCAACAAGATCCTATTATTCTAGCTGATACATTTATGTCTAATATAACTTTAGGAAAAAATATTCAAGAAGAACAGGTATGGAATATATTAAAACAAGTAAAATTAGATCAACTTGCTCGATCTATGAAAAATGGTATTCATTCTTTATTAGGTGAACAAGGAAACAATTTATCAGTTGGACAAAAACAATTACTATCAATTGCTAGAATATTAATATCTCATCCAAAAATTTTAATATTAGATGAAGCTACAGCTAATATTGATTCTGAAACAGAAAAAAATATTCAAGAAGCAATAAAATTAATACAAAAGCAAACAACATTAATTGTTATTGCTCATAGATTATCTACTATTATAGAAGCTGATAAAATTATTGTTTTTAACAAAGGATGTATTGTAGAATCAGGAACACATAATCAATTAATTAAAAAACAAGGAAGATATTGGGAAATGTATAAATTACAATTAAACAATTTATCAAAAAAAGATCAATTAAATTATAAATACTAA